In the Leptospira bourretii genome, one interval contains:
- a CDS encoding PEGA domain-containing protein, producing the protein MKHKISALLIILCLVTNTLPLFSIDDYYKFPKQSYKGSVTYESSRNLCLFSFVSTTPDPTKEYLIKGIPSVLLSELRNLEYTYVEYPKPNIVYHSFGESPDKTLQEKIDAESLNVKRKKKEINDEKDLEDLRSGKKQLAPEKDPRYIKITIKQLLDRKAPTPDESFGLASKLNCDYIITGSFEVRENELFTKVFLFDDFEGKIIPFEHKTSVIRAYQEMGPLGESIREKLQGKDTTTVAVTAEGEEGALVYLDGIYLGKTPLSGKKFPVGKRSLFIFKEGFHPHKQEIQLEKGKPFQVDAKLSLKLSNSFISVRSNVEADVYLGIQYLGKTPLERIAIPSGMNRLRVSKEGHIDYFRGIDAQDNEEVVVDAVMREGKTDVYYKNKQNVFLDHTYKDFATYSLYGSLLFYASYVYLNYASRQAYSAARSDVTLVNGLAIQSFYQNNPNEFFFWYGVQNHVIDDAESKARNLKRVAGTLPMENRRDRQLVGGPMVILMGLMLVSAATFYILGLDEETVEFGYLPINPGSVSYGQTSREGYGYLQFNVRY; encoded by the coding sequence ATGAAACATAAAATTTCAGCATTACTCATCATCCTTTGCCTTGTAACCAATACATTGCCATTGTTTTCTATAGATGATTATTACAAATTTCCCAAACAAAGTTATAAGGGAAGTGTGACCTATGAGTCTTCACGTAATTTGTGTTTATTTTCCTTTGTTTCCACTACACCAGATCCAACGAAAGAATATTTAATTAAGGGAATTCCTTCGGTATTACTTTCGGAATTGAGAAATTTAGAATATACTTATGTAGAATATCCGAAACCAAACATAGTTTATCATTCTTTTGGTGAATCGCCAGACAAAACATTACAAGAAAAAATTGATGCGGAATCTTTAAACGTAAAACGGAAAAAGAAAGAAATCAATGATGAAAAGGATTTGGAGGATCTTAGGTCTGGTAAAAAACAACTGGCCCCGGAAAAAGATCCCCGTTATATTAAGATAACTATCAAACAATTATTGGATAGGAAAGCTCCAACGCCGGATGAATCATTTGGTCTAGCCTCAAAATTAAACTGCGACTATATCATCACCGGCTCTTTTGAAGTTCGCGAGAATGAACTTTTTACTAAGGTGTTTCTTTTTGATGACTTTGAGGGGAAAATTATTCCTTTTGAGCACAAAACATCTGTAATTCGTGCTTATCAAGAAATGGGGCCATTGGGTGAATCCATTCGTGAAAAATTACAAGGAAAGGATACAACGACTGTTGCAGTTACAGCGGAGGGAGAAGAGGGTGCTCTTGTTTATTTAGATGGAATTTATTTGGGAAAAACTCCATTAAGTGGCAAAAAATTTCCAGTTGGCAAAAGGTCCCTATTTATCTTTAAGGAAGGGTTTCATCCGCATAAACAAGAGATCCAATTGGAAAAAGGGAAACCGTTTCAGGTAGATGCGAAACTATCACTCAAACTAAGTAATTCATTTATATCTGTACGTTCGAATGTGGAAGCGGATGTTTATTTGGGAATTCAGTATTTGGGAAAAACTCCGTTAGAGCGAATCGCTATCCCTTCTGGTATGAATCGATTGAGGGTGTCTAAAGAAGGTCATATCGATTATTTTCGTGGTATTGATGCACAAGACAATGAGGAAGTTGTTGTTGATGCTGTGATGAGAGAAGGTAAAACGGATGTTTATTATAAAAATAAACAAAATGTTTTTTTAGATCACACCTATAAAGATTTTGCCACCTATTCGTTGTATGGTTCTCTTCTGTTTTACGCAAGTTATGTATATTTAAATTATGCATCTAGGCAGGCATATTCGGCAGCAAGATCAGATGTAACTCTCGTCAATGGACTTGCTATCCAGTCTTTTTATCAAAACAATCCTAATGAGTTTTTCTTTTGGTATGGAGTGCAAAACCATGTAATCGATGACGCAGAATCAAAAGCTAGGAATTTGAAACGTGTTGCGGGGACTCTTCCTATGGAAAATCGCAGAGATCGCCAATTGGTAGGAGGTCCCATGGTGATTTTGATGGGACTGATGCTCGTATCTGCAGCCACGTTTTATATCCTTGGGCTTGATGAAGAAACTGTGGAGTTTGGTTATTTACCAATAAACCCTGGTTCAGTCAGTTATGGGCAGACATCACGTGAAGGGTATGGTTATCTTCAGTTTAATGTGCGTTATTAG
- a CDS encoding ABC transporter permease subunit, with protein sequence MIQIHTFVRFLFFGLVLVGVLFLPKPTNVDLANNNLPIFSPGFFAGTDRLGRDNLALFCYGSFSTIVLVIPARMFTIFVSFLLSTFTLFFPKKSDFLLSGIVSVSLAIPSLLSALIVMSLLPDSPFAIFIAILVSDWALSYETLTAKIREIKESPYLSASLCMGAKSYHLVVLHYLPALRDIFRFLFFSGLPAVVMTTALFSYLGIQTALGDTGPGLGEQISFSKDYFDKSPVSVLLPIVAILTLVYSLGSNLKKNET encoded by the coding sequence TTGATTCAAATACATACCTTTGTTCGATTTTTATTTTTTGGATTGGTTCTTGTAGGTGTTTTGTTTTTACCGAAACCAACAAATGTAGATTTGGCGAATAATAACCTACCTATTTTTTCTCCTGGTTTTTTTGCTGGAACCGATCGATTGGGGCGAGATAATCTTGCGTTATTTTGTTATGGGTCTTTTTCGACCATAGTTCTAGTGATTCCAGCTCGTATGTTTACGATTTTTGTTTCCTTTTTGCTCTCGACCTTCACTCTCTTTTTTCCTAAAAAATCAGATTTTTTACTTTCTGGAATCGTTTCTGTATCTCTGGCAATCCCATCTTTGTTATCTGCTCTCATCGTCATGAGTTTGTTGCCGGATAGTCCGTTTGCCATTTTTATTGCGATTTTAGTTTCCGATTGGGCATTGTCTTATGAAACACTGACTGCAAAAATTCGCGAGATCAAAGAAAGCCCCTATCTTTCTGCTTCCCTTTGTATGGGAGCCAAATCATATCATTTAGTTGTTTTGCATTATTTGCCCGCGCTCCGAGATATTTTTAGGTTTTTATTTTTCTCCGGATTGCCGGCAGTAGTCATGACAACGGCATTGTTTTCCTATCTGGGAATTCAAACGGCACTAGGTGATACTGGTCCAGGTCTTGGAGAACAAATCTCATTTTCTAAAGATTATTTTGACAAGTCCCCTGTTTCCGTTTTGCTTCCGATCGTTGCCATTTTAACTTTGGTGTATTCTTTGGGATCTAACCTAAAAAAGAATGAAACATAA
- a CDS encoding ABC transporter permease — protein sequence MKSEVFRFLYFLLLLSCISSFVSEFHTKDKSFLYADAGITEIQNQDTNFFSSYLKFWKSLVLESGGKTDNGESVYSHILTRFFPTFHLALFSILVGSVFAFGLSLGATYFRSKVLYDIVSFSSNLVLSTPIFIVAILLLILFFYRLEWFPPGGYELGNTYYVVLPGITLGSRVYARMSLYLLPEINKEANSKYVQLLKTRSYPWSHIVGKEIFLKVLPMALILLVLDFGSLLSGAMVVEEIFFFPGIGKSLYYSIKSMDTRLLATLLMYSGILFYVLNRIGFYLQRFFSGGVPS from the coding sequence GTGAAGTCGGAAGTATTCCGTTTTCTGTATTTTTTACTGCTGTTGTCTTGCATCAGTAGTTTTGTATCTGAGTTTCATACTAAAGATAAATCTTTTCTTTATGCAGATGCTGGAATAACCGAAATCCAGAATCAGGATACAAACTTTTTTTCTTCCTATTTGAAATTTTGGAAATCATTAGTATTGGAGTCGGGTGGGAAAACAGATAATGGTGAATCTGTATATTCGCATATCCTAACACGTTTCTTTCCTACATTTCACTTAGCACTCTTTAGTATTTTAGTTGGTTCTGTTTTTGCATTTGGTCTTTCTCTTGGAGCAACATATTTTCGATCAAAAGTTTTGTATGATATTGTTTCCTTTAGTTCCAATTTAGTTTTATCCACTCCTATCTTTATTGTCGCCATTCTTCTTTTGATTTTATTTTTTTATAGATTGGAGTGGTTTCCTCCTGGCGGTTATGAATTAGGAAATACATATTATGTAGTTTTGCCTGGGATTACTTTAGGTTCCAGAGTATACGCTCGTATGTCTTTGTATCTATTGCCTGAAATTAATAAAGAAGCTAATTCTAAGTATGTTCAATTACTAAAAACTAGGTCATATCCTTGGAGTCATATAGTTGGAAAAGAAATATTTTTAAAAGTATTACCGATGGCTCTGATCCTTTTGGTATTGGATTTTGGATCCTTGTTGTCAGGCGCTATGGTTGTAGAAGAAATCTTTTTCTTTCCCGGAATAGGAAAGTCTCTATATTATTCTATTAAGTCAATGGACACTCGATTACTTGCAACATTGCTAATGTATTCCGGTATATTGTTTTATGTTTTGAATCGCATTGGGTTTTATCTCCAAAGATTTTTTTCGGGAGGTGTTCCATCTTGA
- a CDS encoding PTS sugar transporter subunit IIA, with protein MNQLLEILDPKNIIFDFKATTKEDAIRKMISHMVATQSLDPAYEEETVSSLMNREKSMSTGIGSGVAIPHCSVHYVNELKCAMAIAPQGIDFDALDHGLVQIFIMLIVPKNKFQDHIKTLALIAKTLNIPEEREKLIKAKNFEEIQKAFLSKS; from the coding sequence ATGAATCAACTTCTGGAGATTCTGGACCCTAAAAATATCATTTTCGATTTTAAAGCAACCACGAAAGAGGATGCCATTCGAAAGATGATCTCACATATGGTCGCCACACAATCGTTAGATCCTGCTTATGAAGAGGAAACTGTTTCTTCTTTAATGAACCGTGAAAAATCAATGTCTACAGGGATAGGGAGTGGTGTAGCCATTCCTCATTGTTCTGTGCACTATGTAAATGAATTGAAATGTGCTATGGCGATTGCGCCACAAGGAATTGATTTTGATGCCCTTGATCATGGTTTAGTACAAATTTTTATCATGCTCATTGTTCCAAAAAATAAGTTTCAGGATCATATCAAAACATTAGCGCTGATTGCCAAAACTCTCAATATTCCTGAAGAAAGAGAAAAACTCATCAAAGCCAAAAATTTCGAAGAAATCCAAAAGGCATTCCTTTCGAAAAGTTAA
- a CDS encoding ATP-binding protein encodes MLAHNGKKVLAPVNGVASLTPDQKYFQIKQDGSWSTTSPYHFRQYDFPTLLESFDLGALYSLDLIETPLKDYFQKFKKDSTFKIVLSPFCRYQHLNFEEMILRDMKESYLAFNELLKQIFPKAEVSNFFEQPSLDFEHPDGIPEFFLHKQFHETVDKTRKSLFNHDILFLGAETIFHILRMLYYNEPFTKRHLAVFLVDRKGRMDLEPRQFFLTNGQSLAFIPANLDKRYKIASFQTVFEEVKPMDVSSLGYFNIYEQYSITLYEKLPASRKEFSCIDCLECNNYCPTHANPVQLIKGRVEEFEKSQCISCGICTVYCPSGIDIRKRIEGVMV; translated from the coding sequence ATGCTTGCGCATAACGGCAAGAAGGTGCTTGCACCTGTCAATGGGGTTGCTAGTCTCACCCCAGACCAAAAATACTTTCAAATTAAACAAGATGGTTCTTGGTCTACCACTTCACCTTATCATTTTCGCCAGTACGATTTTCCAACCCTATTGGAATCGTTTGATTTGGGTGCTTTGTATTCTTTGGATTTGATTGAAACTCCTCTGAAGGATTATTTTCAAAAATTTAAGAAAGACTCTACTTTTAAGATTGTATTATCACCATTTTGCAGATACCAACATCTAAACTTTGAAGAAATGATTCTTCGAGACATGAAGGAATCTTATCTTGCCTTCAATGAACTGCTAAAACAAATTTTTCCAAAAGCAGAAGTCTCTAATTTTTTTGAACAACCTTCTTTGGATTTTGAACATCCTGATGGGATTCCTGAGTTTTTTCTTCACAAACAATTTCACGAGACAGTAGATAAAACCAGAAAGTCTTTATTCAATCATGATATTCTATTTTTAGGTGCTGAAACGATATTTCACATCTTGCGAATGTTATACTATAACGAACCTTTTACAAAAAGACATTTGGCAGTTTTTTTGGTAGATCGTAAAGGAAGAATGGATTTGGAGCCTCGCCAGTTTTTTTTAACAAACGGACAATCATTGGCCTTCATTCCAGCAAACTTAGACAAACGGTATAAAATTGCTTCGTTCCAAACAGTGTTTGAAGAAGTAAAACCAATGGATGTCTCATCCTTGGGTTATTTTAATATTTATGAACAATATTCGATCACTCTTTACGAAAAACTTCCTGCATCCAGAAAAGAATTCAGTTGTATTGATTGTTTGGAATGTAATAATTATTGTCCAACCCATGCAAATCCTGTGCAACTCATCAAAGGGAGAGTAGAAGAATTCGAAAAGAGTCAGTGTATATCCTGCGGGATTTGTACTGTTTACTGTCCATCTGGGATTGACATTCGGAAACGAATTGAAGGAGTTATGGTTTAG
- a CDS encoding cellulose synthase family protein, which produces MLTFLSISFLVLYGFDILVLFYFGLHTYLMVFLYSRYKQNCAEDETKLLSLKDKNLPTVTVQLPIFNEFYVVDRLIESACNLEYPAKKLQIQVLDDSTDETIEKVATLVAQYKKKGIWIEHVHRTNRKGHKAGALDEGMAKAKGDFIAIFDADFTPDSDFLLRTMGYFEDQSIGMVQTRWGHINETYNILTKAQSFGIDGHFMIEQVARNGASLWMNFNGTAGIWRRSCIEDAGGWEHDTLTEDFDLSYRAELKGWKFRYIKDVVCKAEIPATMNAYKAQQFRWCKGSIQTAVKLIPRIWKSKESWKIKGEAITHLINYSVHPLMIINILLTAPLLLMEYWAGFKMDDLPMEILFGSAAVLSIGSMGPVIFYAYSQREIHKDWKSKLVYLPILVMIGTGIAVMNTYAWVEAVFGVQSGFKRTPKLRIEKEGDSLQDKIKYVVPVDYRAFLEFFMGVYCVFCIYLSFVVGKPYMIGFMVLYSIGFFYVAYLSVAESFWKFKPATKAEKELRAIA; this is translated from the coding sequence ATGCTCACGTTTTTATCTATATCGTTTTTGGTTCTCTACGGCTTTGATATTTTGGTTCTGTTCTACTTCGGGTTACACACCTACCTCATGGTGTTTTTGTATAGCAGATACAAACAAAACTGTGCAGAGGATGAAACAAAACTCCTTTCTTTAAAGGACAAAAATCTCCCTACCGTTACGGTCCAACTTCCTATTTTTAACGAGTTTTATGTGGTGGATCGATTGATCGAATCTGCATGTAACCTCGAATACCCAGCAAAAAAACTGCAAATCCAAGTTTTGGATGATTCCACGGATGAAACCATCGAAAAGGTGGCAACTCTTGTGGCTCAGTACAAGAAAAAAGGAATTTGGATCGAACACGTTCATAGAACCAATCGCAAAGGCCACAAAGCGGGTGCTTTGGATGAAGGAATGGCAAAAGCAAAAGGTGATTTCATTGCCATCTTCGATGCTGATTTCACTCCAGATTCTGATTTTTTACTTCGCACGATGGGATATTTTGAAGATCAATCCATAGGAATGGTCCAAACTCGTTGGGGTCATATCAACGAAACATATAATATTTTAACCAAAGCACAAAGTTTTGGAATCGACGGTCACTTTATGATCGAACAGGTCGCAAGAAACGGTGCAAGCCTTTGGATGAACTTCAATGGAACCGCCGGAATCTGGAGACGTTCTTGTATTGAAGACGCTGGTGGATGGGAACATGACACTCTCACCGAAGACTTTGATCTTTCCTACCGTGCAGAACTCAAAGGTTGGAAATTCCGTTACATCAAAGATGTAGTTTGTAAGGCAGAAATTCCTGCCACCATGAATGCCTACAAAGCACAACAATTCCGCTGGTGTAAGGGTTCCATCCAAACTGCGGTCAAACTCATCCCTAGGATTTGGAAGTCCAAAGAATCTTGGAAAATCAAAGGTGAGGCAATCACTCACTTAATCAATTATTCTGTTCACCCACTCATGATCATCAACATCCTTCTCACAGCCCCGCTTCTCCTTATGGAATACTGGGCTGGGTTTAAAATGGATGACCTCCCAATGGAAATTCTTTTTGGTTCGGCAGCAGTTCTATCCATCGGATCCATGGGTCCTGTGATTTTTTATGCCTATTCCCAAAGAGAAATCCACAAAGATTGGAAATCCAAATTGGTTTACCTTCCCATCCTTGTGATGATTGGAACCGGGATTGCCGTGATGAACACATACGCTTGGGTAGAAGCAGTTTTCGGAGTTCAATCCGGTTTCAAACGCACACCGAAACTCAGAATTGAGAAAGAAGGGGATAGTTTGCAGGACAAAATCAAATATGTGGTTCCTGTCGATTACCGAGCTTTCCTCGAATTTTTTATGGGCGTTTATTGCGTGTTTTGCATTTATTTATCCTTTGTGGTCGGAAAACCATACATGATTGGTTTTATGGTTCTCTATTCCATTGGATTTTTCTATGTCGCTTACCTTTCTGTTGCGGAGTCGTTCTGGAAATTCAAACCAGCGACCAAAGCAGAAAAGGAACTTCGTGCCATCGCTTAA
- a CDS encoding motility protein A, protein MIHSTLLGILAAVLSVFVAILIEGASLRSFFHLPAMLLIVGGTLGATFASYSISQVTKAVRDTRFALSRKKERDLKLVFFRFWEKARKDGLLSLEDEAKKLDNPFLQKGIQLIVDGSDPRTIEEILWEAHEEEEKNDMKSAKVFETAAGFSPTVGIIGTVLGLVTVLENLDGGTKVLGQGIATAFIATFYGISFANLILLPISNQLKVVAKRESNERQAIMRGILSLQSGENRRILAERIDPFVKY, encoded by the coding sequence ATGATCCATTCTACACTACTCGGAATCCTCGCAGCCGTTTTATCGGTGTTTGTTGCAATATTAATCGAAGGTGCATCACTAAGATCTTTTTTCCATCTTCCAGCCATGTTACTAATCGTAGGTGGAACGTTAGGTGCAACATTTGCATCCTATTCCATTTCCCAAGTAACGAAGGCGGTAAGAGATACAAGGTTTGCTCTTTCACGAAAAAAGGAAAGAGATCTCAAACTTGTATTTTTTCGATTTTGGGAAAAAGCCAGAAAAGATGGTCTATTGTCTTTAGAAGATGAAGCAAAAAAATTAGATAATCCATTTTTACAGAAAGGGATTCAACTGATTGTAGATGGCTCAGATCCAAGAACCATTGAAGAAATTTTATGGGAAGCGCACGAAGAAGAAGAAAAGAATGATATGAAATCAGCGAAAGTTTTTGAAACAGCAGCAGGTTTTTCTCCCACAGTCGGAATCATTGGAACTGTATTAGGACTTGTCACCGTTCTCGAAAATTTAGATGGTGGAACGAAAGTTCTGGGACAAGGGATTGCAACAGCCTTCATTGCCACCTTTTATGGGATCTCATTTGCAAACTTAATTTTACTCCCCATTTCAAACCAACTCAAAGTTGTCGCCAAACGCGAGAGTAACGAACGACAAGCCATCATGAGAGGAATATTATCTTTACAATCTGGCGAAAATCGTAGGATCCTCGCAGAACGAATTGATCCATTTGTTAAATATTAA
- a CDS encoding class I SAM-dependent methyltransferase, whose protein sequence is MTERGFGALTMFENRLRKLKKEREKWAKRESIECYRIYSEDIPQIPCILDRYPSGLVLYDKSSLRFQAEEGHDDRFDRIATIVRDVFQIAEGELYLKRRKKQKGSDQYDKLAIEGNFEWVKESNLEFRINLSDYLDTGLFLDHRITRDWIRKTSQGKSVLNLFSYTGAFSVYAASGGAKKTKSVDLSKTYCDWALKNLVHNGFKSTNHQIVNADILQWIEEETKNPNRERYDLIFLDPPTFSNSKKMREEWDVQTKHRNLLLLLLTKFLSDNGEIWFSTNFRKFKMDVVDEEWNERGFLCINRTKESIPADFRDEKIHQLFCIKPDSKN, encoded by the coding sequence ATGACCGAACGGGGATTTGGTGCCCTTACCATGTTTGAAAATCGCCTTCGCAAATTAAAGAAGGAACGCGAAAAATGGGCAAAAAGAGAGTCGATTGAATGTTATCGTATCTATTCTGAAGACATTCCACAAATACCATGTATTTTGGATCGGTATCCCAGCGGATTGGTATTATATGACAAAAGTTCTTTACGTTTTCAAGCCGAAGAAGGTCATGATGATCGTTTCGATAGAATTGCAACAATTGTAAGAGATGTATTCCAAATCGCCGAAGGAGAACTGTATTTAAAACGACGTAAAAAACAAAAAGGCTCAGACCAATACGACAAATTAGCCATCGAAGGAAATTTTGAATGGGTAAAGGAATCAAATTTAGAATTTCGTATCAATCTATCTGATTATTTAGACACAGGTCTTTTTTTGGATCATCGTATCACAAGAGATTGGATCAGAAAAACTTCACAGGGAAAATCAGTATTAAATTTATTTTCTTATACTGGTGCATTCTCCGTTTACGCTGCGTCAGGTGGTGCTAAAAAAACCAAAAGTGTGGATCTCTCCAAAACTTATTGTGATTGGGCTTTAAAAAATCTCGTACACAATGGTTTTAAGTCGACAAATCATCAAATAGTCAATGCAGATATTTTGCAATGGATCGAAGAAGAAACCAAAAATCCAAATAGGGAACGTTATGATTTAATTTTCTTGGATCCTCCAACTTTTTCCAATAGTAAAAAAATGCGAGAAGAGTGGGACGTCCAAACAAAACATAGAAACCTACTTTTGTTATTATTAACAAAATTTCTTTCTGATAATGGTGAGATTTGGTTTTCTACCAATTTTAGAAAATTCAAAATGGATGTTGTGGATGAAGAGTGGAACGAACGGGGTTTTCTTTGTATCAATCGAACCAAGGAATCGATTCCAGCAGACTTTCGTGATGAAAAAATTCATCAGTTGTTCTGCATCAAACCAGATTCCAAAAATTAA
- a CDS encoding ribonuclease HI family protein, which yields MSTKDTTFIYCDGSSRGNPGPAAIGVSFQNNDGVEFFFLSEKIGNATNNVAEWQALYRGMEEAINQNLQKIRFRLDSELVVKQMKGEYKVKNKDLLVFKNKCDSLKSSFQNFEIQYIPREQNSRADQLANLAQDKKD from the coding sequence ATGTCGACAAAAGATACCACCTTCATTTACTGTGACGGTAGTTCCCGCGGAAATCCAGGACCTGCTGCGATCGGTGTTTCATTTCAAAACAATGATGGAGTCGAATTTTTTTTTCTTTCTGAAAAAATCGGAAACGCAACAAACAATGTAGCAGAATGGCAAGCTTTATATCGAGGGATGGAAGAAGCCATCAACCAAAATCTTCAAAAAATTCGATTTCGTTTGGATTCGGAACTTGTCGTTAAACAGATGAAAGGCGAATACAAAGTAAAAAACAAAGACTTACTTGTTTTTAAAAACAAATGTGATTCTTTAAAATCATCTTTCCAAAACTTTGAAATTCAATACATCCCTCGAGAACAAAACTCTCGAGCTGACCAATTAGCAAACCTAGCCCAAGACAAAAAGGATTGA
- a CDS encoding Fur family transcriptional regulator encodes MAGDPSQILKKIGLKVTKNREQVLSILQGSPRPLNHQEIMEKLPKEESWDRVTIYRALSDLEEKNLLNSLHSTDRVTYFELKSDGNHIVSAAHGHLICNVCGKIECIDDPWNGIPSAKQLKGFSTESVEIVFRGKCRNCQ; translated from the coding sequence ATGGCCGGAGATCCTTCCCAAATACTAAAAAAAATCGGACTAAAAGTAACGAAAAATCGTGAACAAGTTCTATCCATTCTACAAGGATCCCCTAGGCCCCTAAACCACCAAGAAATCATGGAAAAACTCCCCAAAGAGGAGTCTTGGGACAGAGTGACCATCTACAGAGCCTTATCTGATTTAGAAGAAAAAAACCTACTAAACTCCCTTCATTCCACAGATCGCGTCACCTATTTCGAGTTAAAGTCTGATGGAAATCATATTGTTTCTGCAGCACATGGACATTTGATTTGTAATGTTTGTGGTAAAATTGAATGTATTGATGATCCTTGGAATGGAATTCCTTCCGCCAAACAGTTAAAAGGTTTTTCTACCGAATCGGTTGAAATCGTTTTTAGAGGCAAGTGTAGAAATTGCCAATAG
- a CDS encoding CCA tRNA nucleotidyltransferase — MPIDPQILIPKNNLNHLLQIDSALKGAGFECFLVGGSVRDLVMGKIPKEYDLTTNAEPKQVKRLFRTVIDTGIEHGTVTVVLDKVHYEVTTYRIDKDYTDGRRPDHVEFGTTLSEDLKRRDFTMNALAFDLTTGLLVDEHSGQKDIQERTIRTIGNPIKRFSEDGLRPIRALRFASTLDFEIELETKKAIHETKQITKKISLERFQDEILKSFLGQNPSRMIQLLAEEGIFQIFLPSLPSELNPQKNILEKLNQTSKEIIGLQLALAFYSFLADTTSKELETILRTLKFSGQNTKDCLLFFDFICKWESILKETNINEFSLKKEYLAPVKRHFQTRFKIDREFILKLTPIFGETTTQLVQIWEEEPPLLLTDMKLNGNHLTESFPDLAKTHYGTVLNHLLDLVLHSPKENEYSRLLRHSAQFISNLIK, encoded by the coding sequence TTGCCAATAGATCCGCAAATCTTAATCCCCAAAAACAACTTAAACCACCTATTACAAATTGATTCTGCTCTGAAAGGAGCGGGATTTGAATGTTTTCTTGTCGGAGGTTCAGTCAGGGATTTGGTCATGGGTAAAATTCCGAAAGAATACGATCTAACAACAAATGCTGAACCGAAACAAGTCAAACGTCTATTTCGAACAGTTATCGACACCGGAATCGAACACGGCACTGTAACGGTTGTTTTAGATAAAGTTCATTACGAAGTTACAACCTATCGCATTGACAAAGATTATACAGATGGTAGAAGGCCTGACCATGTAGAATTTGGAACCACATTATCAGAAGATCTAAAACGTCGAGATTTTACAATGAATGCCTTGGCATTTGATTTAACAACGGGCCTTCTTGTTGATGAACACTCCGGTCAGAAAGACATCCAAGAACGGACAATTCGTACAATTGGAAACCCAATCAAACGATTTTCAGAAGATGGATTACGACCCATTCGGGCATTACGATTTGCTAGTACATTGGATTTTGAAATCGAACTGGAAACAAAAAAAGCAATTCATGAAACAAAACAAATCACAAAAAAAATATCTTTAGAACGTTTTCAAGATGAAATTCTAAAATCTTTTTTAGGCCAAAACCCTTCTCGAATGATCCAACTTCTTGCCGAAGAAGGTATCTTTCAAATTTTTCTTCCAAGTCTTCCCTCTGAATTAAATCCTCAAAAAAATATCTTAGAAAAACTCAACCAAACATCCAAAGAGATCATCGGACTCCAATTGGCATTGGCTTTTTATTCTTTCCTTGCGGATACTACTTCAAAAGAATTAGAAACAATTTTACGAACCTTGAAGTTTTCTGGCCAAAACACCAAAGACTGCTTATTGTTCTTTGATTTTATTTGCAAATGGGAATCAATTCTAAAAGAAACCAATATAAATGAATTTTCGTTAAAGAAAGAATATTTAGCGCCCGTTAAACGACATTTCCAAACTAGATTTAAAATCGATAGAGAATTCATTCTCAAACTGACTCCCATTTTTGGAGAAACGACAACGCAACTAGTTCAAATTTGGGAAGAAGAACCCCCGCTTCTTCTAACGGATATGAAACTGAACGGCAATCACCTTACCGAATCCTTCCCTGACCTGGCAAAAACGCATTATGGGACAGTCTTAAATCACCTCTTGGACCTTGTCCTACACTCGCCTAAAGAAAATGAATATTCAAGACTATTGCGTCACTCTGCTCAATTTATAAGCAATCTGATCAAATAA